GTTTCTGAAGTCTATCAGCAGCCTGTTCACTAGTCAAATCCCTCTGGGCCTCTCCTAACATCTCGAAACCGACACAGAACTTCTTGACAGTGGCGGATCTCAAAAGAGGTGGATAAAAGTGCATGTGGAACCAAGAGTTTTCAACCTCATCTTCGGTACCGAAGTAAGGGGCCTGGTGGATACCTGCAGAGTAAGGGAAGAAGGTGTCGAACAAATTATCATATTTGATAGTAAGCTTCTTTAGGATAGAAGCCAAGTCATTCTTTTGGTTATCATTGAACTCTTGCAAGGAGTGAAGATGCTCTTTAGAGATCACCATAGTCTCAAATGGCCATAATGCCCAATAAGGAACAACGACTATGAACGAATCGTTCTCCAAGACAATACGCTTCTTCTCCTGCATTTCGAGCTTGACATAGTCACCAAGAAGATCTGAATGATAGGTCTCCTTGTACTTGgtcagattcttcaactccGTATCAACCTCGGTAGGAATCGTGTCCAAAGCCCAGGCCTGAGAGTGAGGATGAGGATTAGAGCATCCCATAGCAGCACCCTTATTCTCAAAGATCTGCAAGTACTTATAAGGAGCTTTTCCGGCGGAATGTTCTGCCTTCAAGTCCGTGTAAAGCTTTGTCCAAGTATCGACGACCTTGACAATTTCAGGAACACTCATTAGAGGCAAAGTGACAGCGTGGTTAGGGGAGAAGCAGACAACAAAACACTTTCCCTTGACACCTTGGGTGACCAGTAGTCTCTTAGCCAAGGGATCCTTAGGTCCATCCTCGTTCTCGTTGTAATCAGGTTGATCCAACTTAACGGCAGAGTAATCGTTCGGAAAAACATATGTAGACACATATTTAGGGTTCTGAGCACCGGTAGCTCTAGTATTTCCCGGGCAGAGGAAGCATTTTGGATCATAGCTTTCTAACAGCTTGACATTGGAAGCTTCCCTGGCACCTAACCAAGGTCTTTTTGCTCTATGAGGCGAGCAGAGGACATACGATCTTGTAAGAGGGTTGAAACGACGATGAGAGTGGTCGGTGAAATCAAAATTAGCCATTTGTACGCGATATGGTGTGGTAAGAAGTAGTTCCGAGTAGAAAATTGGTTCGCAAACAGAGAAACATCATAGTAAATAGAGGGTAGAATTCTACAATCTAGAGTCCGGAGAACAATCGTTTGTAGCCGTCGGACCTCATTCAATCAGATATGAGGCCCGATCAACagacaagaaaaagaaaagaaaaatcaaacGATCAAtaacaaaagaaacgttAGGATTCACTAGCTGGGAGGAGTGAAAAACGCAGCAACAACTGTGGACGGGATAAATTGGGGTTTCTTTGTCTCGCGGATTAAGTTGAATTGAACCGAAGCCTTACTTGGCGGGGAGTGtaaacaaaaagaaacgcCCGCATGCgtcaaaagaaaagataaaaagaGCAAGGGTGAAAGGAGAAAGTCATTCGCGCTGCTGATAAAATAATAGATGTGCAACAGTAGGGAATAATTAATGGTAGAGTACCCGAACTCCGAGAGAATATAGCAGAGAGAGTGTGGGCACAACTGTGAAGGAGCCCAGTTTCTTCTATCTGGGGAACACAACTTCCGCATGCTATGCTAGCCGGATCTCGTGATGTATGAAGAATGTgatatttgaagaaaagaaa
This sequence is a window from Brettanomyces nanus chromosome 3, complete sequence. Protein-coding genes within it:
- the GAL7 gene encoding galactose-1-phosphate uridyl transferase (BUSCO:EOG093427I6), giving the protein MANFDFTDHSHRRFNPLTRSYVLCSPHRAKRPWLGAREASNVKLLESYDPKCFLCPGNTRATGAQNPKYVSTYVFPNDYSAVKLDQPDYNENEDGPKDPLAKRLLVTQGVKGKCFVVCFSPNHAVTLPLMSVPEIVKVVDTWTKLYTDLKAEHSAGKAPYKYLQIFENKGAAMGCSNPHPHSQAWALDTIPTEVDTELKNLTKYKETYHSDLLGDYVKLEMQEKKRIVLENDSFIVVVPYWALWPFETMVISKEHLHSLQEFNDNQKNDLASILKKLTIKYDNLFDTFFPYSAGIHQAPYFGTEDEVENSWFHMHFYPPLLRSATVKKFCVGFEMLGEAQRDLTSEQAADRLQKLDGDVHFLNK